The proteins below are encoded in one region of Dioscorea cayenensis subsp. rotundata cultivar TDr96_F1 chromosome 18, TDr96_F1_v2_PseudoChromosome.rev07_lg8_w22 25.fasta, whole genome shotgun sequence:
- the LOC120282599 gene encoding putative disease resistance protein RGA4: protein MVSGIASSLAGALFAPVSHYAVDKLVDGVIHHLSKDIPSSSSSSSNLENNNQQVLCALVKELQDVSQKIKATLRVAKLLHKQDESVLYFYKQLKDVLYEAEDLADDFEYHKLEGQVEKMNNDYEATASSNQSIAKKPRISPTKPLELQDDIMISKIREVIGKLNCINDDLGSVISMARISMELGKKDDNNLGVVLQHSNQNPRVTTSSVNVSKICGRDRELKILKKLLKEPDASGDCNVNVIPIVGMGGIGKTTLIQHAFNDEQVASFFDEKVWICVSDDFDRSKILQEMVSSLTVSKSEKFIHDRNLDLLEGELKRNLQGKSLLLVLDDVWSSEWEKLLIPLQSSQVRLAKTVVTTRESKVLRKQDEKNKIVLKGIEDHDYWEFFVSCAFGGTKANEHPSLQITGKKIVKKLKGSPLAVKTIGRLLEHNMSNKHWMDVLKSNLWESGTNADDIMPALALSHYTNSQF, encoded by the exons ATGGTCTCAGGAATTGCATCATCTCTCGCCGGAGCATTGTTTGCTCCAGTGTCTCACTACGCTGTGGACAAGCTGGTCGACGGTGTAATTCATCATCTCTCCAAAGAcataccatcatcatcatcatcatcatcaaacctTGAGAATAATAATCAACAGGTGTTGTGTGCTTTGGTGAAAGAACTGCAAGATGTGAGTCAGAAAATCAAGGCAACTCTTCGTGTGGCCAAGTTATTGCACAAGCAAGATGAGAGTGTGCTCTATTTCTACAAACAACTCAAAGATGTACTTTATGAAGCAGAGGACCTTGCTGATGATTTTGAGTATCACAAACTGGAAGGACAAGTggagaagatgaataatgattatgaaGCTACTGCCTCAAGTAACCAGTCTATAGCCAAaaagcctaggatttcacctACAAAGCCATTGGAGTTGCAAG ATGACATCAtgatttcaaaaataagagaggTTATTGGGAAATTAAATTGCATTAATGATGATCTCGGTTCTGTTATTAGCATGGCAAGGATTTCTATGGAGTTGGGAAAGAAAGATGATAATAACCTTGGGGTGGTGCTGcaacattcaaatcaaaatccaaGAGTGACTACATCTTCTGTTAATGTGAGTAAAATTTGTGGCCGAGATAGAGAACTAaagatactaaaaaaattacttaaagaACCAGATGCCAGTGGTGATTGCAATGTGAATGTCATCCCAATAGTTGGAATGGGTGGAATTGGCAAGACAACTTTGATTCAACACGCATTCAATGATGAACAAGTTGCAAGCTTTTTTGATGAAAAGGTATGGATTTGTGTGTCAGATGATTTTGATAGGTCAAAGATTCTTCAAGAGATGGTGAGCTCTCTTACTGTTTCTAAATCTGAAAAATTCATTCACGACAGAAATTTGGACCTTTTAGAAGGTGAACTCAAAAGAAATTTACAAGGGAAAAGTTTGTTGCTAGTGTTGGATGATGTGTGGTCTTCAGAATGGGAAAAACTCCTCATCCCTCTGCAATCTTCTCAAGTGAGGTTGGCGAAAACTGTAGTAACAACTAGAGAATCAAAAGTACTGAGAAagcaagatgaaaaaaataaaattgttctGAAAGGCATAGAGGATCATGACTACTGGGAATTCTTTGTAAGTTGTGCATTTGGTGGTACAAAGGCTAATGAACATCCAAGCTTGCAAATCACAGGTAAGAAGATAGTGAAGAAATTGAAGGGATCACCTCTGGCAGTAAAGACAATAGGCAGATTATTAGAACATAACATGAGCAATAAGCATTGGATGGATGTGTTAAAGAGCAACTTATGGGAATCGGGAACTAATGCAGATGATATTATGCCAGCGTTGGCACTAAGTCACTACACCAATTCTcagttttag